In Populus nigra chromosome 10, ddPopNigr1.1, whole genome shotgun sequence, the following proteins share a genomic window:
- the LOC133705925 gene encoding protein PLANT CADMIUM RESISTANCE 2-like yields MYPSKQDTAHEMNQKPSPPLPPPVTGYPVGPFTNQHHNEIHSHPIQHQQQQPGRWSSGLCDCFSDIPNCCITCWCPCITFGRIAEIVDKGTTSCAVSGAIYGVLLWFTGCPCIYSCLYRNKMRKQLMFEDRPCNDCLVHFCCDACALCQEYRELKHRGFDMTMGWQENVERQNGGVTMIASAPTVEQGMKR; encoded by the exons ATGTATCCATCAAAGCAAGACACTGCTCATGAGATGAACCAAAAGCCATCACCTCCCTTGCCACCACCGGTGACCGGCTATCCAGTAGGACCCTTCACAAACCAGCATCACAATGAGATTCATTCTCACCCCATTCAGCATCAACAGCAGCAGCCCGGTCGTTGGTCCTCCGGTCTTTGTGACTGCTTCTCTGACATACCTAATT GTTGCATCACATGTTGGTGCCCGTGCATCACTTTTGGACGGATCGCTGAGATTGTAGACAAAGGAACAACAT CCTGTGCTGTAAGCGGAGCAATTTATGGCGTACTTTTATGGTTCACTGGTTGTCCTTGCATATACTCGTGTCTATATCGAAATAAAATGAGGAAGCAGCTGATGTTCGAGGACAGACCTTGTAATGATTGCTTGGTTCATTTCTGCTGTGATGCTTGTGCTCTGTGTCAGGAGTACAGAGAGCTCAAACATCGTGGATTTGATATGACAATGG GTTGGCAAGAGAATGTGGAGAGACAAAATGGTGGAGTGACCATGATCGCATCAGCACCGACCGTTGAACAAGGCATGAAACGCTGA